CATTATTCTTGAGAAGGGCTGCTAGAGCAGAAcaccctggtgctagctttcaacGGCTCAAAGcaatagcataaattgtgactagggtgtgaaatccttaactggcccctgtcattagctgactctaggcagGGCTGCTTTTATCATAACTGTAAACATTGCTTGGTTCCTGTCAATCCTTTGAAGGCATtcctctctgttttgtgtcagataatttcaatgtaccttgcctgctgtgacaccctacttctttgttttctgtattatataaaacTGATACTAACTTTgacaaaattacattcagatatacactctctctgtgtccctgtctgtTTGTCATCCATGCCAACTCCTTGCTCGCCTGTAACAGGAACCCTGAGTTTTCCTGTGGATTTAGGACCCAATTGAGGTCTGTCTGCATCAATTTGAGAAGCATAAGGTGAACTTGATATTTAAAATGCTGATAGAAATGTGGATTACTGTGACTCAGAGGTAAAGGCTATAGGAGGAAGTGCAGATGAATCACAAATACTGTTACCCTGTACAAAACATatgaaatatgaatatatatttaacaaATAATAGTTCGAAATGAAAGTTAAGTTACTAAAGCATTTTCTTTAAGATTCAGCAtgtatttgctttaaaaaatgtgttttctcatgatgggatcttactatgtagctctagctatcCTGCAACTCACTACATATACAAGATTgccctcaaaatcacagagatcagcctgcccctgcctcccaaatgctgtgcTTAAAGGTTTTTACCTCATCCCTGTTTTAATTGATAATTCCTATATTAATGACTCTGTTATAAAGAAATTTATAATGTATTCAATAGAGGAGATACATTCAAAACAGTAAGCTTCAATGTGAAGAAATGTGAAAGATTAATTATTGTGCAGTGTGATTCAACACTAGAGGTAGATACAAATTTATCTGATGGATAGAACTCTGGGATAATATCATGAAAAAGTTCCTGGGTTATATAAACAAGAATAACaaacagtgagagaagatgtgacATTGCGTTGGGTTTAGAGTATGATTAAACCAGtgaaaacaagaaacatttgCTTCTGGCTGTGATTGCTCAGTACTCAAATGGTATCTTCCACTCCATGTTGCATTACCACATTTCAGAGGAAGAGGCTTCCAACCAGATACTGTATCTATGACCACTCAATACAGACATTCAATACAGTTACTGTCTCTGTAACCAGATCATAGACGTAGTGTCTCACATGAATACTTTTCAATCCACAAATACAGGAAATTCATTTCCTGTACAACCCAGGATTGGGTGTTACTTAGATTTCCATTCCAACAGTTCCTATGCCAAAAAACCATGATGAATTAAATGGTAACAATAATGCTTTAAGGTTAGTTTACACATTGCCTAAGGTAAAGTGAGTTATCATGTTGACTTATTTTCACAATCCTTCAGCACCTTCAAAGATGGGCTTCACCAACCTGTTTTATCCACAGTTACTTTTAATAGGGAAATTATATTCCAGTAAGAAAGTACAGGGTCCGGTCCATGGTGAGGGACACTTTTCATTCATCTCTTAGTTATGGAATTATTGTTGTCCTTCTCTTTCCATTCCATAGATCTCATTCTACATCACTTTCCTATTGGCAGACATGAACATTTACCTAGGCCTCTCTTCTTTTTGGGCTCTGCTACTCAGACTGAAATACAAAGTACTTACTTGGCTCCTTGCCTCTGCAGGATAGTTGGTTCATTGAGCAGGCTCAGATTCATTAATAAGCACTGTTGTAAGAGAGTCATACTGAGCCTGAGGTAGATGTCTCTGACTTTACCACCTTCCAGAACTGAAGTTTTCATTTTACCTACAGCAGTAATGACATCACTGGGTTTGGGAGACAAGATTATCTATAAAATTTTCTAGTTGTTAATTATCATAAACACTTTGGAGAGAGTTACTAGTAAAACTTTCCATAGGGATAAGATATTTTAAGGAGTGATGGTGTTATTAAGATCCACGAAGGATAACCTGGTGTACCGTAGAAATTCTAGAAACATTGAGGGCATATTCATGAGGCAGTTAAGGAAGTCTGTGAATTGATTTGGATTCCAGTTTTCACTTACTTCTTTCAACACAAATcaacatatttaatttttagattCACAATATGTGTTACTTAAGATGACTGAGTGTTTCATATAGGCATGTATATTTTACTTATCTATAAATGATTATTACTTTTCAATTACTTTCTTTTCTTAACCACCCACCACAATTCCCTCTGAATTTCATGTGCTCCTTAAACAAGACACACAAAAAATTCTCTAATTCTATTGAGAGAAGCTATTATATACCTAGGGCAGAGGCATTGATGGAGCTATGAGGAGTCTCTATAAGGTGGAAATCTGATAGTTCTTCTCAGACACCATCTGAAACCATCTGTTCAACTAGGAGTGGAACTTCCTGACCTTCTCCACTTAGCTGGTATTTTTCTACATTGATCTTATGCAGGTTTTGTGCATACAGCCAGAACAAGTTAATTACCATGAGCAAGCATTCTGTTGTGTATGTGCAAAGCCTGTTTGCTAAGATTCATCTACCATAAGAAGGCATATAacacttttcttcctctttttccatgaTGGGTCTTTAGTTGTGTAAGGAATAGCTTTGCTAGAGATGTCCCGTTTTTATCTGGGCATTCCGTTGCCTCTTATTATGAGCACATTGAACAAATATGGACTTTTGTGTTAATCACCACAGAATGCCAAAAAGCTTCTCCAATGATAGCTGAGAAATGTACCAATCCCCAATTATAATTATATGAGGGTAGAGGCCAGTTTATTACTATGTCCTTTTAGCAAAAATAGTACTCTGCTCTTTCCTGGGTCATGAACCAACTTGAACCACCTTAAGGTCTGTAGTCCTTTTGTTATAAGATCAAACTATGTAAATTTCTGTTTAAATCTCATCTCTCTGTTTCCTAGAATATGACTTATTCCATACTCTTACTCTGTCCTTCTGAAAAACACCAATTTGTGGTTTTGCCTTATAAAAGGAGTTCAAAAGGTAACTCATGGCTATTCTTCTGAGCCCCATATTAGGGGAGTCAGCCCGTGGACCAGGGTTTCTGTTCACAAAATAAAGTCTGGTTAATTCAGTGTAAATATGTTTCAATGATCTTTACATTTATTCAGTGGAATTGAAACAGAGTGtatgtaattttttaaacaaaaaacaaaacaaaacaaaaaagaaaacatatgtaCCTTTAAGTAAAAcaaaccttttaaaatgtttaaattactttatttacattaaaaatgttctcgcccccccccccagagttatTCACCCCATTACTCATCCCCTTTACCTCTGAGGTGGTGTTCACTTACCCATCCACTTCCATCGCATCCCCACAAGGGCATTCTCCTTCCCTGAGGCATCAAGTATCTACAAAGGCagctgtctgctacatatgtactggGGCCATTCAACAGCCCATttatgctccttggttggtgagTTAGTCTTTGGGAGCTTTCAGGCGGTCCAGCTTAGTTggtactgttggtcttcctatggggttgctattCCCTTTCGTTCTTTCACTCAGTCCCCCAACTATTTCATAAGGGTCTTAACTTCAGtttaatggttggctgtaagtatatGCAATTTTtgcagtcagctgctggtatAACTTCTCAGGTgatagccatgctaggttcctgtctgcaagcacaatatatcattaataatagtgtcaggtttttGTGCCTtcccatgggatagatcccaagttgggctggtcattgatcagctatttcttcagtctctgctccacatttgttGCTGCatgtcttttagacaggagcagttTTGGGTCAAAGTTTATGAAGGTAAGTTGGTGACCCCATCCcagtctatctactggaggtcgacaggccttgtctatctactggaggtggtctctcaTTATTTTTGCTgggaaattgatggaactagTAAAAATGAAGAGATCaaatactagcaacttaacaacactcctcaaagctctagaacaaaggaatCACACACAAGAAGTGTAGAcaggaagaaataatcaaactcaaggatgaaatcaataaaatagaaagaacaataataacaaaattcaatacaaagaatcagtgaGATAGAGAGAAGGTTCTTTGGTAAAATCAGTAAAATTGAGAAACCCTTATCCAAGAAACTAAAAGGTGAAAAGATGTACAGGGGAAATGCCATTGAAATGAGAACAACTGAGCTTACTTCCTCAGAACTTGTTATTGacatgtgttttgcctgtattcCAGGTGTACAGGTCCTCTGAGATGGAAGAGGAAGTTGTAGATTCTCAGGATGACAATAAAGTGCAGGCTTGGTATGTGTGATTAAAGTTATCAATTTAAGTAGAAGGTATGCTAAGTAACACAAATCAGGTTATGTGgaagtgtttgtttttttccctattGCACATGTGACTTCCTATGTTCCTAAATTGGaataaaaattcattatttttgacAAAAATTAAGGAAAATGCAGTTAATTAATCTATGTTCATTAATCTATGTTTCTACAAGTAATGTTTTGCTCTCTGGAAAAAACCAGCAactcaacaaaacaaagtgaaaatgttttgtttcagagcatgtgtgtgcatgtggtctggttggtttctgtttgtaTACTCAATAGGATTTGAAGTCACTTGCTCCAAGAGTATTCAATAATCAACCAGAGCTCCCATTATCATCACCTCTTAATTCTTCCTTAGAATTTATCCCTCTCCTCAAACTCCTTGGATTCCCTTTGTGTCCCTAACACCCCAAGAGAGCAgaattcagaccaatttttcaGCATGTCCCTATACAGTTCAAACACAATTGAAAGTTTCTTAAAGTCTGTGTTGGGGAAAAGGATGTCAACTCCCTCATTGGGCAGGGTCATTGATTTCCCTCGTGATTTCATGTTAACCTCAGAAGAGATGAGTTTTTAGTATATCAAGATATAACAGCATGTGGGTGACTAAAGGGAGACAAGGTGCCTGGCTCACAGACCAGTAATGCTCCATAGAGCATCTGCCATCAGAGAGACACATACTTTCCATTGTGAGTCTTAATGCCTACCCTCAGGCTTTCAGAAGACAGACAAACTGCAGCTATTTGTTTGAGTGcagatctctgtctgtctctgtctctctgtctctgtctctctgtctctgtatctctctctttcacaGGCACAATAGTGAACCTTCTggatgctgagagatgaagaTCATCTGAATCCTGAGCACTGCAGAGTTGGATGAAGCCTGTTGAAGAGAGGCCCCTGTGCCTAGTCTCCTTTACCTGATATTCTTTGGTAAGGGCAATTTCCTATAGAAGCCCTACTACCAGGTTGTGggtagagtctttttttttttttctcaaatatttgtCACCGTGCTtaaggacacagacacacacatacacacacttttccTGGCATTCTCAGTGAGATGTAATACCTGGCAGGACCTCAGTCACCAGAAGAGTAGCATTTAACTCTGATAACCCCTTATTTACTGCAGGCTGCCACTTTAACTCTGGGTCACCTCGGCAGTTGGAAGTTTTCTTTTGGAAATACTGGTGCTAAGTAGCACAGGGACAGGAGGCTATTTTTCTTCTGTAGAAACAAAGAGCATTAGTAACAACTTCCTGTTAATTTATGAGCAGAAAAGTgtgggaaaaaaatcagacaCTTGGGATTAAAATTGCAATTGCTTCTtttgaggtttctttttcttgccAAATTTAGCATCACTTGGTTCGGGCTAAGTATTCATGTCTGTGCTTCTATGGTTTGTACCTTGCAGAAATGCCTTTGATCATCATTTTCTTCATTAGACCAATGCATTTGTATATCACttatgttctctgtcccacagaaaatattttccactGTGCATATAGATACACATAAAATTTCATTTGACATATGTTTAGAAAACTATAATAgaatagtaaatatatttttgtgttaATGTTGTCTTAATTTAATAAATGGATAAAGTTCTCATGGTTGTCATCCCAGTAttgaatgaacattttaaatgaaaaagttCACATTTGTATGAAATTTATGTGTTTTATACGTGATTAACATTTGAATTTtgatattttacattttgtttgtgaTATATACCAATAGcatatttttgaaattaatagAATATATCCAAAACATATTGGAGTATGAAGAGCAGATGCAGAATGCCAAAGTAAAAgacatgtattttaaaattcacatgAGGAGTACCAAAGAGAAAAGACAATGTTCCATATAAGCTGGTGgatatcattttctttcaaaGGTGGGGTAGGTTGCAGTACATCTCTCCCTGACTGAAATGGAACATGGGAAATCTTTAGCTTTACTAAAATCATAGTAACACTGTTTCTTCATTAGAATCCCTCCCACACAGGACTTCTGTGATCTAGAAAGCATGCTTCATTTGTAGATATGTGTGGAGAGTGCTGACACCTAGCAAGAGTTTTGCTAAGTTTTTCATTAACTGCAATGTTGTGACTAAGATCTGTGGAAACAACTGGGAATAGGTTGAGCCATAGAAATGTATTTGGTAAAAAACCCCTCTTGGGGGCTCTAGAGGAGGCTTTCTGAGTTAAGAAAGCAGGTTGTGCTTAGAGAGGAGACAATTTTAGTCTCCAGCAGACACATCTGTCAGCTCTCCAATGACTTGAACAGCTCTGGCTACAAAAGCACTGACGTTAATATTCCCACATAAACATCTAAGACCATGTACatggttaaaattaaaaaaaaaaaaaaaactcatgaaaGTACTTTATTTTTACATCTGATTTCATAAAAgtctaatataaatattatatttgagTGTTTAATACCACAAATCTTATGTACAATGAGATCTTTGTCCTTCATGTCCACTGTGAAGTGCTGAGATCCAATATTGATTGACATTCTCCATAACATAAGAGAATGACCTCCAGAGACCTAACCTTGGGGATCTTTTTTCTGTCCCAGATTGTGCTAGGAATGCTGGGGAACTCAGCCTTGCTTTGTTGTTTTATCATCGCTGACTTCACTGGGGTCAGGACAAGGCCTATAGACCTAATTGTTAAACACCTGACCTGGGCCAACATCATGGTTGTTCTCTGCAAAGGAATCCCTCAGACAATGACTGCATTTGGTCATACATATTTTCTAGACGATATTACATGTAAACTTGTCTTTTATTTGCATAGAGTTTGCAGGGGATTTTCCCTTGGTTGCACATGTCTGTTGAGTGTCTTTCAGGCCATCACTATTAGCCTCAACAATTCCAAGTCAGCACAGTTCAAAGCCAGAGCTCCCAAAATCATTAGTTCTTCTCTGGTCCTGTGCTGGTCCCTGTGCCTACTTGTAAATACCTTCATGATCCTAACAGTGACTGAcatgaaagataaaagaaatcttaCTGAATTTAGACAATTGGTGTACTGTTCAGCAGTAAAGAAtttcaaacacattcacacagtaTATGCAATCATATTGGCCTTCAGTGATGCTATATGTTTGGGACTCATGGTGTGTACCAGTGGATCCATGGTGTTGTTCTTAGTCAAGCATAAGCAGAAGGTCCAGTATATTCACAGATCCTTGGCTACTAAGTCATTTAATGAGACCAAAGCCACACAAAGTATTTGTATGCTAGTGAGCAGTTTTGTAGTTCTTTATGGAACTTCTTTCATCTTAATGatgtatttttctttccaggatggAACAGATACATGGCTGGTCAGTGTCAATGTGGCCATGAGTGCATGCTTTCCAGCACTCTGCCCCTTTCTGCTCACCAGAAACTATACTAGGGTTTTTAAGCTCTGCAGTATTTAGGATGTATCAAGGGCCATTTTTATTCTTGTGTAGCCAGCCCTTAAAACATATACTGTACAcactattttattttcagtaagtAATGTTCACATCAGATCCTCAATGTAGGTATCATATCTCCCCATACTCTTGAATCCAATTACTTTCAATTATTTCAATATAGAACATTTTAGTATTAGATAATTTTAATTGGGGGATATATAGGTTGTAATGATTATAAGGATTTATGGGTCTGTCTATCATTCATTTATCTCTTGTATAAAAAAACATTAATGAATAATAGCTTCAAGCTAATCTGTCAACCTGAGTGCAGAATGTGGTATCAAACTAACTCTGAGGAAATAAACAGTTGTAGAGAATATACAAGAGATTGGTGACAATGGAGAACACTTATAATTTACTGGTGTTGGATACCACACAAAATTTAGTTTGTCTTGTGTTTCTCATGTCCTGATGGTTATATACTAACACTGGGAAATTGCAATGTGGGATTTTGTCggacaatgggctatgcacagacagcctggtttccaatTGAGGCTAGATCTGGAATCCCGGTAGAACCCAATGGGTGGTAATTCCCAACTACATGAATGGTAGGCATTCgaccatgtctcctggaaccctggctcctgtcaaagttatgGCCCCCACAGCCTCCACTAGAGAGGCGTGTGGCTAGTAGTCATATAGACAATATCCCAAGCTTCtaaccttcaggctagactcctacACACAGTtgcctagcaacagcaagataacacagcccacaataagaggggctgcttgttccctcctcactctcttaagctttcatatttcttactctctagctccttctctctcttcccatccaAACCCCTTACtgtctaagcttttacctctcttctaagccttcacctttcttactctctctctttctctctttcccttccatctTTCCTCTTGGCCagggctggtctctctctcctactttctctccttccccctgcctttctacaataaacctctaaaactgtagactgtctctgttcatcaaggcccactgtactCAAACTATGGGATAAGCTTTCTTCTAAGGAGCTGTTTCTAACCTCCCTTCAGAAGACCTTACTGTG
This Mus musculus strain C57BL/6J chromosome 7, GRCm38.p6 C57BL/6J DNA region includes the following protein-coding sequences:
- the Vmn1r70 gene encoding vomeronasal 1 receptor 70 — encoded protein: MTSRDLTLGIFFLSQIVLGMLGNSALLCCFIIADFTGVRTRPIDLIVKHLTWANIMVVLCKGIPQTMTAFGHTYFLDDITCKLVFYLHRVCRGFSLGCTCLLSVFQAITISLNNSKSAQFKARAPKIISSSLVLCWSLCLLVNTFMILTVTDMKDKRNLTEFRQLVYCSAVKNFKHIHTVYAIILAFSDAICLGLMVCTSGSMVLFLVKHKQKVQYIHRSLATKSFNETKATQSICMLVSSFVVLYGTSFILMMYFSFQDGTDTWLVSVNVAMSACFPALCPFLLTRNYTRVFKLCSI